The Lathyrus oleraceus cultivar Zhongwan6 chromosome 5, CAAS_Psat_ZW6_1.0, whole genome shotgun sequence genome includes the window GTAATTCATAATGTCATTTTGTGTTAGTGAGGAAATAAGTAACAAGTTAGTTAGATATAAAAAATTATACTATGTAACATAATTCTTTTTTAGAATTTAGTTAGGAAAAATGAGATTACTTGGCTGGTAAGTGATCTCAATATAAGTGGCTCCTAATTTTGTGAGATAGAAATCATTAGAACACTCTCTTCTTATTTTTCCATACTCTCTTTTTATTCAATCTTTATTCTTATTTTCAATTCCTAAAGTATGAATAACAAATTTGAACATTAGAACCTTGTCTGCATATGTGCATCACTCGAGTGAAAAGTGTTGTTGAAGGTTGTTTCATCAATCGAGTAAAAATTGATCTTGTTAATGTAAGATTTGTTCCAATAGTTAGATTGATCTGCAAAGGAGAGTGCTCTTGCTTCTTTTATTGTTATTCTTTGAGAGTGTTCTTGCTCTATCGTTTAAGTTAAGTTCACACGACTTTGTTCGTTGGTACTAACTTGACATGCTTGATTGTTCTTCGTCTAAGTCCTAAGTTTCAATGTATTCCTTTTGCTCATGTTCCACTTTTCTAGGGTTTTTATGACTTTGCATGCTTGATTGTTCTTTGTCTAAGTCCTAAATTTCAATGCATTCCTTTTTCTCATGTTCCccttttctagggtttctgagATAGTGAACGTCCGAGCTTGCTTGTTTGCTCGATTGTACTTGCATTCATTTTCTACTAAAGATTGCTTTCGCTTTTGTTCGTAAGCATGTTTTTAACCAAGTTGTGACTGACGTGATTCCTGCAATTGACTGAGGAGTATTTCCTCAAAATTAAGATAAGAGGATCTACAACCAATAATATGAGTGTGTTATCCCTTTTTATGAATATATTCTCCTTCATAGGTCATCCAATTCCTTTAAATGAAATTGAAGTCATCATACTAGAAAACACTCATAAACACGTCTAAACACATTGAATTTTTGCATGGTTCAAAATATTCAAATGAGAAGAGATtgataaaatataatatatttttatgaACTTAAGAGTCTATTTTCTTGTAATTCGTCTTATAATTTCGTGTAACAATTTTTGAAGTGTAATGTATTAAAAATATACTTTCTTTCACATAATAGATCCATATGATTGAATTGGACATATCCATCTTTTATTTACTTTTTCTCTTGTGATTTTATTACACTTTTTAGCACATTAATTTTTACTTGAGATCTTTTTTTGTTATCAGAATTCTTTATCTCACACATCTTTATTCTTGGTCTAAAAGCCACAACTTAATTATTACTAAAAATAATATATCCCAGATAATATtacaaaatttaaaaatatttgaCAAAATAAGATAAATCGATCGATTTAtcttataatttattttatatatcatttttcattaaaaaaatattattaagaGAATTTGGCGTTATTTTTGTATAGTCCTAATACTAAATATAAATTTTAAAGATATATTTTATTGGTTTAATTATTtcaaaagtattttaaaaattACTTTAAAATTTTGCCTTACCTAAAATTAGTACCAAAGATTTCTAACCATAGAAACCTAGCTCATAAAGAGAAAGCTACTACTATTTCGTGAAATGAACGTTTTCCATCATGTAAGTGTACTTATCTTGACAGCTGTCAGTATGAAATAGTCAATGGACCACTCCTACTTTGGGCCGCAACTCAAAACAAGAAAATGAACCTGCCGCCTTACCCATCACAGTAAAATCTCTTCCCCACAAATCCCACAACGCCACGTATCTTCCTATATTCCATCAACGTCGCGTAATACACAAATTCGGGATGGAAACGCTATATCAATATTTTTATACTAGTATTTCCTTCGTTTcttttaaattatttattttaaaaaaatattggtCACTTATGTCTTTGTCAAAATTATTTCTAATTATTTAGATATAAAACTTCAAACCCGTTTTTCAAACCAAATGAATCTGAATGATTGAATCCATAATAGAATTGGATAAAAATAAAGATTGAATTAGATTGTTTGTATTTAAAAAAGATTTCAGCATGGGACTCATCGTGTCACTTCAACCAAAACTATAATTAATCAATACCAAATGTTTATTTTCCACACGAGTTTATCTTTTCTAATttccaaaataaataaataaaacacaACATTTATAGACACACTAgtatatatatactatatatgAGACCATTGCACCATGTGTGAAATTAGAATTCAAAATCagaatcaaaataaaaaatattccAGAAAGGCAATTAAGGCTCTGAAATGCGCCATACCTTATTTAGTGCTCTGTTTTTCGGCGGCGATATTGAGTGGGAAAAGGAGCGATAATTCCACAATCATTAACTATCATCACAGAACAACATCTTTCACGATCTTCCCAATTCAATACGGTAATAAAACCACATCAATTTCTCTAAAATCATCCGTTACAACTCACctttcaaattttcaaaaccgTATTAGGCCATTTCATAATTAATCAATCAATCAATAAATACTAAAACaatcttttcttttctttctcagGTTTCTCAATTCCGATGGCTTCCATAGAAACCGTCCAGTGCTACTGTTGCGGCTTAACGGAGGAGTGCACACGGCCGTACATTGATCGTGTTCGCGACTGTTACCATGGCCGTTGGATTTGCGGTTTATGCGTAGAAGCTGTGAAAGAAGAAACGTTGAAGTCGCAGAGAGATATTACAACCGATGAAGCACTGAAGCGACATATGAAGTTCAGAGCTTTATCTTCGAGTCCCCCGAATAAACCTGCTCTCGATTTGATTCTTGCTGTGAAACATCTTTTCTTTAGGTCTTTTGATTCTCCGAGGAAAGAAGGTTTCAGTTTTGGTAGATCGCGGAGCTGTTTTTCTTCTACTGTGAATGGAGGAACAACAACAACACAGGCAGTGAAGGAGGGAGAGACAAGTTAGGGTTAGGGTTAGGGTTAAGGTTAAGGTTCAACTGCTGTAATCATGGTGTGTGGTTTTTAAGGTTGTTTGTGAGAATTTAGTTCTAGGTTAATTGGGTTTGTTTCTATTTCTTCGTTTAGTGACTTTAATCTAACAGATGTTACTTCATTTTGTTACTTTGTTTTCTTATTGAATTATATATTTTAAGTTTGTTAATAAGCTTACATCGATTCTATATGTTTTCGCAATATAAAGTTTGCTTTGCAGTGTAATTGGATTGCAACCACGATTGCAAATGCATTCAACTTAATAAACTAGTATATTACTAAGTTAATTTGCAAATGTATATATCATGTATAGGTACCACTATGGTATGAGTACTATATATGTAATTaataatattttgaaatttaaatcATTATCAAGCTAATTGAATTGCAAATTTGGTTGGATGCATTCTCGATGCCATTCAAATGGAGTATTAAAGACAAATTTTAATGCGAGGCTTTTTAAAAGTTTATAATATTATTTTTGGAAAACTTTTAAATTTTGATTTgtttgattttttaaaattttagaatataaaatatatttttttaattagtA containing:
- the LOC127087844 gene encoding uncharacterized protein LOC127087844, with product MCEIRIQNQNQNKKYSRKAIKALKCAIPYLVLCFSAAILSGKRSDNSTIINYHHRTTSFTIFPIQYGFSIPMASIETVQCYCCGLTEECTRPYIDRVRDCYHGRWICGLCVEAVKEETLKSQRDITTDEALKRHMKFRALSSSPPNKPALDLILAVKHLFFRSFDSPRKEGFSFGRSRSCFSSTVNGGTTTTQAVKEGETS